The nucleotide sequence TGCGCGACGGGCTGCGGGTGCGCACGCGAGTCAACGGCGAGACCGTCCAGGACGCCCGGACCGACGAGATGGTCTACACGGTCGGCGACACCCTGGCGCACATCTCCCGCACGTTCACCCTGCGCCCGGGCGACCTGCTGGCCACCGGCACGCCGTCGGGCGTCGGGTACGCCCGCACGCCTCCCTGGCTGCTGCAGCCCGGCGACGTCGTCGAGGTCGAGGTCGACCGGCTCGGCGTGCTCCGCAACTCCGTGGTCGGCACCGAGGCGCGGAAGGCGGTCTGACGATGTCCGGCGAGTTCCGTCAGTACCTATTCCCGCACGACCACCCCCGGCTGGCCGAGGTGCGGGGCATGGACCCCTACGCCTACCGCGAGCACGCCCGGACGCCGGGCACGTTCACCGGAGGTCTGGTCGAGGGCTGGACCCCGCTCTACCGCAACGAGTTCCGCGGCGTCACCGAGGACGGCACGCTGCGGGAGGGGCTGTACCCGTTCGAGCCCGCCCGCCCGGGCGAGGAGGCGCCCGTCGAGGCGATGGTCGATGCCGCGCACGACCTGCTCGCCGTCCTGGACGACGAGGGCCGGGAGCGGATCAGCTTCGCCGTCGACGCCGTCGAGTGGCAGACCTGGGCCAACCCCGAGTTCATGCAGTTCGACACCGGGCTCCGGCTGGACCTGCAGCCCGAGGTCGTGCGCGAGAAGGCGCTGGCCCTGATGCGCGCCTCGCTCTCCCCCGAGGGCTACGAGCTCGCGCACGCCATGATGCTGATCAACGGGTTCCTCGGCGAGGTCGTCGACCTCGAGACGGTCCTCGACGAGTTCAGCTACAACATCGCCCTCTACGGCGTCCCGGACCTGCGGGCCCCGTGGGGCTGGCAGCTGTTCGGGCACCACTGCGCGGTCAACTGCCTGGTCGTCGAGGGCCGGATGGTGGTCTCCCCCGTCTTCCTCGGCGCCGAGCCGGACGAGATCGACGACGGTCCGCACGCCGGCCTCGCCTACGTCTTCGCCGACCGGATCTCCCTCGGTACCGACCTCATGGCCGCCCTGTCCGAGGAGCAACGCCGGGCGGCCACCGTCTACGAGCAGATGGTCGACCCGGCCATGCCCCCGGGCCGGGTGCACCCCGGCGACGAGCGGCACCTCGCCGGCGCCTTCCAGGACAACCGGGTGATCCCGTTCGAGGGCGTCCGGGTGGCCGACATGCCCGCCGAGGCGCAGGAGATCGCCCGCCGGATCGCCGAGGCGTTCGTGCGGTTGCTGCCCGAAGGCCCCCGGCGGGCCCGCATGCGGGAGATCGAGCAGCACCTCGACCGGACGTGGTTCTGCTGGATCGGCGGCTCCGCGCCCGGCGACGTCTTCTACTACCGCCTCCAGTCGCCGGTCCTGATCGCCGAGCTGGACCACCACTGCGGCGTCTTCCTGGACTACGACACCCCCCAGCCGTTCCACATCCACACCGTGCTGCGCACCCCGCACGGCAACGACTACGGCCGCGCCTGGCTGCGGCAGTGGCAGGAACGCGCCGCGGCACGGTGATCGCGGACCTCGCGGTCTCGCACTGCCGCTCAATGGCAACGGGGTACGTCGGCGTGACCGGCGCCACCGATCCTGGACGAGCGCCGGCCCCGCGCCCCGACCGGGGCGGCACCGCCGGGCCGACGCCCCGCTGCTCCCTCCGCACGTCCGCTCGCCGAACGAGCGGTGCCCCATGACAGGAGAACCGATGACCCCCGTGCCAGCCCGCGTCCCGGTGCTGATCGCCGGCGGTGGGCCCAGCGGCCTGGCCGCCGCCATCGAGCTCGGCCGCCGCGGCGTCGAGGTGCTCGTCGTGGAGCCGCGCACCGAGCTCGACCCGCTGCGTCCCCGGGCGAAGACGACCAGCGCGCGCACCATGGAGCACCTGCGCCGGTGGGGCATCGCCGACCGGTTGCGCTCGGTCGCGCCCCTGCCGGTCGGGCACGCCCAGGACGTCGTCTTCGTGACCGGCCTCTTCGGCCACGAGATCACCCGCTTCCCCGAGGCCTTCGGGCTCTGGGAGGGCAAGCGCGACCTGGCGGCCGAGGCCGGGCAGCAGGCGCCGCAGCCGCTGGTCGAAGAGGTCCTGCGCGAGGCGGCCGCCGCCCTGCCGAGCGTCACCCTGCTGACCGGCTGGCGGGTCGCGTCGGTCCTGGACGGACCCGACGAGGTCCACGCGGTCGTCGAGGACCCGTCCGGCGGACCGCACCGGATCTCCGCCGACTACCTGCTCGGCTGCGACGGCAGCGGCGGGATCACCCGCACGGCCATCGGCGCCCGGTACGACGGCTCCTCGGGCACGCTGCCCAACGTCAGCATCACCTTCCGCAGCCGGGCGCTGGAGGAGCGCGAGCTGTGCGCCCTCGGCGTGCACTACTGGGTGATCGGCGCCGAGTACGGCGGGCTCATGGGGCGGCTGGACCTCGACGGCACCTGGTGGGCGATCGTGCAGGGCGTCGACGGCCGGTCCGAGGCCCTCGACCCGGTGGCGCTCGTGCGGGCGCTGGCGGGTGCCGACATCGACGTCGAGGTGCTCGCCACCGATCCCTGGTCGGCGCGGATGCTGCTGGTCGACCGCTACCGCGGCTCCCGGGTCCTCCTCGTCGGCGACGCCGCGCACCTCAACCCCCCGTGGGGCGGGCACGGCTTCAACACCTGCGTCGGCGACGCGGTCAACCTCGGCTGGAAGCTCGCCGCCGTCCTGCAGGGCTGGGCGCCCCCGGCGCTGCTCGACAGCTACGAGGCGGAGCGCCGGCCGGTCGCGCTCCGGACCATCGGCGCCGCCGGGGAGCAGGAGTCCTTCCTCGCGCCGGCCTTCGCCGAGTCCGACCTGGACGACGAGGGAACGGCCGGGCAGCTCCTGCGCACCGGCCTGGCCCGCCGCCTCGAGGTCAAGGACAGCGAGTTCCACAGCCTCGGCCTAGTCCTGGGCTACGACTACGCCGGCTCCCCCGTCGTCGTCCCGGACGGCCGGCCGGTGCCCGGGCCGACGCTGCGGGACTACGCCGGCTCGGCCCATCCGGGCGCCCGGCTACCCCACGCCTGGCTGCCCGACGGGACATCGGTGTACGACCTGCTCGGCGACGGCTTCGCCCTCCTCCGGCTCGCGGGCGGCGGCGCCACGGCGGACCTGACTGCGGCGGCGGAGCGGCTGCGGATCCCGCTGCGCACCGTCGACCTGACCCACCTGCCGGAGCTGCGCCCGCGGTACGCCGCCGACCTGGTGCTCGTGCGGCCCGACCAGCACGTCGCCTGGCGCGGGGACCGGATCACGGACCCCGAGCACCTGCTGCACGTCGTCGTCGGGGACGGCGGCCGCACCCCCCTTCCCGTCCCTTCCGCGCTCGAGGAGCTCGCCCGATGACCGGTCCCTTCCCTGACGGCTTCCTCTGGGGCGCCGCCACCGCCGCCCACCAGGTCGAGGGCGGCAACGTCAACAACGACCACTGGGAGCTCGAGCACGCCGAGCACTCCCCCTTCGCCGAGCCGAGCGGTGACGCCTGCGACTCCTGGCACCGGTGGCCCGAGGACCTCGACCTCGTGGCCGGCGCCGGCCTGAACACCTACCGGTTCAGCCTCGAGTGGAGCCGCATCGAGCCGGCCGAGGGCGAGTTCTCCCGGGCGAACCTGGACCACTACCGGCGGATCCTCGACGGCTGCCGCGACCGCGGGCTGACCCCGATCGTCACGCTCGTCCACTTCACGATGCCCCGCTGGCTGCTGCACGACGGCGGCTGGACCGGCGCCCGGACCGGCGACCGGATCGCGCGGTTCACCGAGTACGTGGCCCCGGCCCTGCGCGACGCCGGCTACATCGCCACGATCAACGAGCCGAACCTCATGGCGGCCCAGCCGGTGATGGGCGCGATGGCGCGCCGCGGCGAGCCGATCAAGGGCCTCCCCCGCCCCGACCAGGGCGTCGCCGACGCGCTGCTCGAGCTGCACCGCCGCAGCACGGAGGTGCTGCGCGGCGCCGGCTCCCCGCCTGCCGGGATGACGCTGGTCGGACGCGAGCACCTCGCCGAGGACGGCGGCGAGGAGCGGATGCGCGAGGAGCGCGCGGCCTTCGAGGACCAGTTCTTCACCGCCGCGGCGGACGACGACTGGCTCGGCCTGCAGGTCTACACCTGCGCGCGCTTCGGCCCAGACGGGCTGGTCGCCCCTGCGCCGGAGCTGCAGACCCTGGCCCACGGCATGGAGCGCCGGCCGGAGGCGCTGGGCGCCGCGGTCCGGCGGGCGGCCGAGGTGCTGCCGGACCTGCCGCTGCTGGTGACCGAGAACGGCATCGCCACGGCCGACGACGAGGACCGGATCCGGTTCACCGACGAGGCGCTGCGCAGCCTGGCCGGAGCGATCGCCGACGGCGCCGACGTCCGCGGCTACGTGCACTGGAGCCTGCTGGACAACTTCGAGTGGATGCTGGGCTACCGGCCGACCTTCGGCCTCGTGTCCGTGGACCGGCAGACCTTCGCCCGGACGCCGAAGCCGAGCCTCGCGTGGCTGGGCGGGGTCGCCCGCCGCAACGGCCGCACGGCATGCTGACCAGGTGTTCGACACGACGCACCGGCGGCTGAACCGGCTCACCGGCGAGTGGGTGCTCGTCTCCCCGCACCGCACGGCGCGGCCGTGGCAGGGGCAGGTGGAGGACGCGCGGGTGCCCGAGCTGCCCGCCTACGACCCGGAGTGCTACCTCTGCCCGGGCAACGAACGCGCGGGCGGGCATCGCACCCCCGCCTACGACGGCACGTTCGTCTTCGACAACGACTTCGCCGCGCTGACCCCCGGCGTCGC is from Blastococcus sp. HT6-4 and encodes:
- a CDS encoding FAD-dependent monooxygenase; protein product: MTPVPARVPVLIAGGGPSGLAAAIELGRRGVEVLVVEPRTELDPLRPRAKTTSARTMEHLRRWGIADRLRSVAPLPVGHAQDVVFVTGLFGHEITRFPEAFGLWEGKRDLAAEAGQQAPQPLVEEVLREAAAALPSVTLLTGWRVASVLDGPDEVHAVVEDPSGGPHRISADYLLGCDGSGGITRTAIGARYDGSSGTLPNVSITFRSRALEERELCALGVHYWVIGAEYGGLMGRLDLDGTWWAIVQGVDGRSEALDPVALVRALAGADIDVEVLATDPWSARMLLVDRYRGSRVLLVGDAAHLNPPWGGHGFNTCVGDAVNLGWKLAAVLQGWAPPALLDSYEAERRPVALRTIGAAGEQESFLAPAFAESDLDDEGTAGQLLRTGLARRLEVKDSEFHSLGLVLGYDYAGSPVVVPDGRPVPGPTLRDYAGSAHPGARLPHAWLPDGTSVYDLLGDGFALLRLAGGGATADLTAAAERLRIPLRTVDLTHLPELRPRYAADLVLVRPDQHVAWRGDRITDPEHLLHVVVGDGGRTPLPVPSALEELAR
- a CDS encoding family 1 glycosylhydrolase, giving the protein MTGPFPDGFLWGAATAAHQVEGGNVNNDHWELEHAEHSPFAEPSGDACDSWHRWPEDLDLVAGAGLNTYRFSLEWSRIEPAEGEFSRANLDHYRRILDGCRDRGLTPIVTLVHFTMPRWLLHDGGWTGARTGDRIARFTEYVAPALRDAGYIATINEPNLMAAQPVMGAMARRGEPIKGLPRPDQGVADALLELHRRSTEVLRGAGSPPAGMTLVGREHLAEDGGEERMREERAAFEDQFFTAAADDDWLGLQVYTCARFGPDGLVAPAPELQTLAHGMERRPEALGAAVRRAAEVLPDLPLLVTENGIATADDEDRIRFTDEALRSLAGAIADGADVRGYVHWSLLDNFEWMLGYRPTFGLVSVDRQTFARTPKPSLAWLGGVARRNGRTAC
- a CDS encoding DUF3500 domain-containing protein → MSGEFRQYLFPHDHPRLAEVRGMDPYAYREHARTPGTFTGGLVEGWTPLYRNEFRGVTEDGTLREGLYPFEPARPGEEAPVEAMVDAAHDLLAVLDDEGRERISFAVDAVEWQTWANPEFMQFDTGLRLDLQPEVVREKALALMRASLSPEGYELAHAMMLINGFLGEVVDLETVLDEFSYNIALYGVPDLRAPWGWQLFGHHCAVNCLVVEGRMVVSPVFLGAEPDEIDDGPHAGLAYVFADRISLGTDLMAALSEEQRRAATVYEQMVDPAMPPGRVHPGDERHLAGAFQDNRVIPFEGVRVADMPAEAQEIARRIAEAFVRLLPEGPRRARMREIEQHLDRTWFCWIGGSAPGDVFYYRLQSPVLIAELDHHCGVFLDYDTPQPFHIHTVLRTPHGNDYGRAWLRQWQERAAAR